A region from the Vulpes lagopus strain Blue_001 chromosome 5, ASM1834538v1, whole genome shotgun sequence genome encodes:
- the LOC121491784 gene encoding proline-rich protein 2-like: MKENQNSGFLLGLARSNASRLCGQGAFAPHARNHPGPRPAPRRSPGPRGALDPGGAPTTREEAQTQEVPRQPGRRPKPRRSPADLGGAPAPGEGPDPGGGPQTWEEAETPEEPRRPGRSPGPGRRLADPGEGPDPGGGPDPGGGSPTREKALTREEARTREEARRPGRRPGPQRSPADLGGAPAPGGGSPTREKALTREEARTQEEAQTQEETRTQEKPHQPGRSPTNLGGGPQTREEARRPWRRPADLGGGRDPRGAPPTREEPRPREEVRQPRRRPRPSRSPAKPGGAPAPGGGPDPGGAPAPGGGPPTPEEAQTQ, encoded by the exons ATGAAGGAAAATCAAAACAGTGGTTTCCTCTTAGGG CTTGCGAGAAGTAACGCTTCCCGCCTCTGCGGCCAGGGCGCCTTTGCTCCGCACGCACGTAACCAccccggcccgcggcccgcgccccggAGGAGCCCCGGACCCCGAGGAGCCTTGGACCCGGGAGGAGCCCCAACGACCCGGGAGGAGGCCCAGACCCAGGAGGTGCCCCGCCAACCCGGGAGGAGGCCCAAACCCAGGAGGAGCCCCGCCGACCTGggaggagccccagccccaggagaaGGCCCTGACCCGGGAGGAGGCCCGCAGACCTGGGAGGAGGCCGAGACCCCAGAGGAGCCCCGCCGACCTGGGAGGAGCCCCGGCCCCGGGAGGAGGCTCGCCGACCCGGGAGAAGGCCCTGACCCGGGAGGAGGCCCGGACCCGGGAGGAGGCTCGCCGACCCGGGAGAAGGCCCTGACCCGGGAGGAGGCCCGGACCCGGGAGGAGGCCCGCAGACCTGGGAGGAGGCCGGGACCCCAGAGGAGCCCCGCCGACCTGGGAGGAGCCCCGGCCCCGGGAGGAGGCTCGCCGACCCGGGAGAAGGCCCTGACCCGGGAGGAGGCCCGGACCCAGGAGGAGGCCCAGACCCAGGAGGAGACCCGGACCCAGGAGAAGCCCCACCAACCCGGGAGGAGCCCCACCAACCTGGGAGGAGGCCCGCAGACCCGGGAGGAGGCCCGCAGACCCTGGAGGAGGCCCGCAGACCTGGGAGGAGGCCGGGACCCCAGAGGAGCCCCGCCGACCCGGGAGGAGCCCCGGCCCCGGGAGGAGGTCCGCCAACCCCGGAGGAGGCCCAGACCCAGTAGGAGCCCCGCCAAGCCGGGAGGAGCCCCGGCCCCGGGAGGAGGCCCGGACCCGGGAGGAGCCCCGGCCCCGGGAGGAGGTCCGCCAACCCCGGAGGAGGCCCAGACCCAGTAG